The Ignavibacteria bacterium genome contains the following window.
CACGACATGAACCAGGACGACCTGATAAGCCTCGTTCAGCCTGAGGACCTTCTGAAGTACGGTCTTATTCCTGAACTGATCGGGCGTCTTCCTGTTACGGCACCTCTGCAGTCGCTTTCAAAAGACGCGCTGAAGAATATTCTTACCGAACCCAGAAACGCGCTTTTGAAACAGTACAAGAAACTTTTCTTAATGGAAGGTGTAGAACTGGAATTCGACCCATTTGCAATTGACGCTATAGTCCAGAAGGCAATTGAAAGGAAGACCGGGGCAAGAGCACTGCGCTCTATAATTGAAGACTTCCTGCTTGACATTATGTTTGAGCTCCCGTCTATGGATAACGTCGATAAGTGCGTAATTACGAAAGATACGGTTGAAAACGGCGACAAGCCGGTTTATATAGAAGCTGACAGAAAATCAGCTTAAAATCACTTTGTAAGAAATAGTATGCAAATAAAAGGAAGACTATGCGTCTTCCTTTTATTTTTTGCTTTTTATACCAGGATGATCCGATGAAATATCTAATAGCAATTTTACTTATCTTTTCTTCCGGCCTCTTTGCACAGTCAAAACTGCTTATCTATATGGATCTCGAGCAAACTGACCACCTTAAAGCCTACGGAATAACCTTTAACGCGCTAAAAGCGGGATTGAAAGCCGACTGGCTTTTGAACTACCGCGGCGGGTCTTTTATGCTCGACTATTCCGGGGAGCTTGCAAACACGTGCAGGATCAAGGGAGTTGCCTTTGACGCGCTTGATGCCTCACAGGCCTCTGAAATCTACCGCCTCGTCCAGAGCGAAGACCAGAATATGGAAGTAATGCACCTTGAAAAAGCCCCCCGCATTGCGGTCTACGTCCCTAAAGGCTTTAAGCCCTGGGATGACGCCGTAACGCTTGCACTGGAATATGCCGAGGTGCCTTACGACAAGGTATGGGCCGAGGAGATCTTAAGGGGCGACCTTTCTAAATATGACTGGCTTCACCTGCACCACGAGGATTTTACGGGGCAGTACGGTAAATTTTATGCCAGCTTCTCAGGGGCACAGTGGTACATTGAGCAGCAGATGCTCTATGAAAGCGAGGCAAAAAAGCTGGGCTATAAGAAAGTCTCTCAAATGGAGCTCGATGTAGTTAAGACTATAAAAAATTACGTGGCGCAGGGAGGATTCCTTTTTGCAATGTGCTCGGCAACGGATTCTTACGACATAGCTCTTGCTGCCGACGGCGTTGACATATGCGACAAGATGTACGACGGCGACTCGCCGGATCCCGATGCACAGAAGAAGCTGGACTTCTCAAAGACACTCGCATTCCAGGATTTTAAGCTTGAGATGAACCCTTACGTTTATGAGTTTTCAGATATCGACGTACAGATGCAGGAGATAGGCTCTCCGCAGAACGATTATTTTACTCTCTTCCAGTTCTCAGCCAAGTACGATCCCGTTCCCACAATGCTGACACAGGATCACGTTAACGTTGTGCACGGCTTTATGGGGCAGACCACCATGTTCCACAAAAAAGACATTAAAAAGTCCGTTATCCTCCTTGCCGAGCGCGCCGGGACGGACCAGATTAAGTACATACACGGAAATTTCGGCAGGGGAACATTCACCTTCTACGGCGGGCACGATCCCGAGGACTATCA
Protein-coding sequences here:
- a CDS encoding asparagine synthetase B → MKYLIAILLIFSSGLFAQSKLLIYMDLEQTDHLKAYGITFNALKAGLKADWLLNYRGGSFMLDYSGELANTCRIKGVAFDALDASQASEIYRLVQSEDQNMEVMHLEKAPRIAVYVPKGFKPWDDAVTLALEYAEVPYDKVWAEEILRGDLSKYDWLHLHHEDFTGQYGKFYASFSGAQWYIEQQMLYESEAKKLGYKKVSQMELDVVKTIKNYVAQGGFLFAMCSATDSYDIALAADGVDICDKMYDGDSPDPDAQKKLDFSKTLAFQDFKLEMNPYVYEFSDIDVQMQEIGSPQNDYFTLFQFSAKYDPVPTMLTQDHVNVVHGFMGQTTMFHKKDIKKSVILLAERAGTDQIKYIHGNFGRGTFTFYGGHDPEDYQHMVGSPPTDLSLYKNSPGYRLILNNILFPAAEKKKQKT